Part of the bacterium genome is shown below.
GCGATGATAGAGCACATAACATTCTTTCGCCTGTTTCCGGCAGGATAATTGAAGTCAATCACAAACTCAATTTGAATACGAACATGATTGAGAAGGATCCCTACTTTGAAGGTTGGATTTATCGCGTTATTCCTGCTGATATTGCCTATGAAATAAAAACGTTGGTTCCTTATAATTCAGATAGATTGTAAATTGGCAAAGAAATATTAATCTTTAGGAGATATATCATGGCACTATTAATTCTTGCAGTAATAATATTTATCATTGCGGATATTGTTATCCGGATGGTCGTGAAGCGCCTCACCGACAATAAGTTAAAAAAAGAGCGCGAAATGGTGTTGCAGGAAAGCCTCAAACTGGATTTTACCAATGAAGCGAAGACATTGAAGCGTGCGGAAGTCGCAAATCCGAAAGCTAAGATTTTGTGCGTTGACGATGAAGAAGTTATTCTTAGCAGCTTTAGAAAAATTCTTGTTTTGGATGGTTATGCTGTGGATACAGTCGAAACAGGACAGGAAGCGCTCGGGATGATTCAAAGACATCATTATGATTTTGTTTTTACAGATCTAAAAATGCCTTTGATGGATGGAGTAGAAGTAACGAAATCCGTTAAACATTTGCGGCCGGATATCGACGTTATCATTATTACGGGATATGCGTCAGTGGAGACTGCCGTCGAAACCATGAAATACGGCGCAATGGACTATGTTCAAAAACCGTTTACTGAAGATGAACTGCTTGATTTTGTGAAGAAAACACTGATTAAACGCCAGGATAAGATTCAGAAACAACTTAAACCTAAAGTCCATATTTCCCATGTCCCCGCATCGGGTGATTTTGTTAAAGGT
Proteins encoded:
- a CDS encoding response regulator — translated: MALLILAVIIFIIADIVIRMVVKRLTDNKLKKEREMVLQESLKLDFTNEAKTLKRAEVANPKAKILCVDDEEVILSSFRKILVLDGYAVDTVETGQEALGMIQRHHYDFVFTDLKMPLMDGVEVTKSVKHLRPDIDVIIITGYASVETAVETMKYGAMDYVQKPFTEDELLDFVKKTLIKRQDKIQKQLKPKVHISHVPASGDFVKGEFSIPGGVFISKNHTWVSMNQEGIAKIGIDDFAKKLIGRVYAIELPNLGMNVKAGQPLFTIKQGNRSITFNSPVSGKVSQINTLLKDNLDALDITPYERNWVCALDTDNLDNEIKSMSIGKSAVAFYQEDIQKFKDLMEDLLKSEKREGEYIENGQIYIGQLEKLNDMNWQKVVAEFFVR